One genomic region from Chelonia mydas isolate rCheMyd1 chromosome 25, rCheMyd1.pri.v2, whole genome shotgun sequence encodes:
- the NWD1 gene encoding LOW QUALITY PROTEIN: NACHT domain- and WD repeat-containing protein 1 (The sequence of the model RefSeq protein was modified relative to this genomic sequence to represent the inferred CDS: inserted 1 base in 1 codon), giving the protein MVPLPFQPSSVVRIFISSASSALVELSQLDLIRLLCLDPKMLHLCALNLPLVKTWLQRERPCLRQHTLRXQAFCQKHSLMFEVIDLRWGVCDIIDTDHMSTQLCLEEIESCQKLSVGPTFIGLLGDRYGHRPLPRLIEEKEFEALIAQLTGDPTATHLLTFWYWKDENAIPSVYVLQPITDHLPHCHPTANQAQHQENMEVWRSVERNLASALRLAAREAEKHGLFSQEQRHRYDKSGVPQQTEWEIEHGLFRTQEIDLAVSIFLREVEGLDKHLLGGTSMQLLDTEENGSLDNEAQQLLHSLKAKIANHYPQHLKVHTVPWNAHSGNPQYKGQTKYLKELCEQFITATNHQVLRSLRYRGKNSEEPEGLLQELSHHMMRCLESCRVFCGRQDLLDNILQSIRQNDDHVHTPLILYGPPGCGKTALMCKLSEQVRTLLGQETVVVIRQLGTSQLSSAIHSLLRDICFQVCLAFGLPPLPVQVTQACSDLILFFHNLLLTVSHFGVQSLVLFFDSVDQLIPADGAHRLYWLPKDCPSKVHIVVSTSTAEQGILETLQEAMPEPEAYFEVGPLSREEGGKMLEVLLASVRRKLSPAQQTVLQHSFLEGGHPLLFKLAFNEARRWASYTLPSALMIATTAQEAMHHLCGRLEKLHGTVLVAHVLGYIASSRNGLSDAEMKDILSLDDEVLSEIYQHGSPPCKTILRFPPLLWARLRRDIGECLAERQADGFALLGLAHRQFTEVVQNRYLPAQDKTKRHLLLADFFRGTWSWGMKKSLKLPLLGKSLNADRKVAPQPLWFSDTVANRRKLSELPFHLLNAGRIEELKQDVLGNMNWITCKIVATGIQGIANDFAMCNEHINCPELRLMQETLLLLKPALDYIDGGVGVSIIYTEVLARLHFFMLSYPDLIGKLCQQCLSWLNVCPHPVLVPLCGFLQPPGGPLKMTITGFLKGVTVLELSSDHRVLVAGSQDGTMVVWIMEDIEVMHTLTGHSAEVRCVKVFGKGTSAVSAAMDYTLRIWNLVSGRQKFSIQDTHSGDQHLYQLHVDERNRIVYSASGTKVNAWHLETAEHIFQISGEAPDAWLCTEVFEPRQVVLTVSEGGMLSLWDSSTGELQSKHQLSGLQEEAPTCSILIQKQGKMIVGFSRGSLSMIFSDGNSLMKKLPGRVRFLVVSEDESLLAAGFGVYVRVFLDNSKGFHRFMAEDLEHECVVHSAVFSPDNSIIVTGSQGESIQVWSLSEQGLLIDTLDGMGTPVTLLALCGHTLVSASHIAPYLKVWDLTYDRKHKTLAPVPDRTGCTAMSHDGNYVYFPQAGERHQVIIWDSTKGAECDTLDTSAQVRCLEVAEQRKLLFAGLMSGTVLVFPLNSRQDVVCIPPPKSQKPINHMALNRQEEQLAIACDDLVLVLDVSPGEPCPVIDKPIYTFYTQIPAAVISSVAVLANYRVLYGMSSGDMFLYDCPHSKVFPLEMHRCKVTCLETSHGEQWALSGSEDSLQCLWDLELCQWEHEMCYYKTSFLKGIQCACFSKDDKYLYTGSFDHSITVWDVLSGALLAVQFVYATASRIMPTADGFVATTRLGYIIRERFHCPQSISSQYNPLQNIKATCVVKSRKKEEANPREKHDRGKISRNQSQTNKLSQNCMIM; this is encoded by the exons ACATggctacagagagagagaccctgctTAAGGCAGCATACCCTGA TCCAAGCCTTCTGTCAGAAGCACAGTTTAATGTTTGAA GTAATTGACCTGAGATGGGGTGTTTGCGACATTATAGACACTGATCACATGAGCACACAACTCTGTCTGGAGGAGATTGAATCCTGTCAAAAACTGTCAGTGGGTCCCACTTTTATC GGGCTGCTTGGGGATCGCTATGGACACCGGCCCCTCCCCCGACTTATTGAAGAGAAGGAGTTTGAGGCCCTGATTGCACAGCTGACAGGAGACCCCACCGCCACACATCTCCTGACATTTTGGTACTGGAAGGATGAGAACGCCATTCCTTCTGTGTATGTCCTGCAGCCAATTACTGACcacctgccccactgccaccccaCTGCCAACCAGGCTCAGCACCAGGAAAATATGGAGGTCTGGAGGAGCGTGGAGAGAAACTTGGCCTCAGCACTGCGCCTGGCAGCCCGGGAAGCAGAGAAGCACGGACTCTTCAGCCAAGAACAGAGGCATCGCTATGACAAATCAGGTGTGCCCCAAC AGACAGAGTGGGAGATTGAACACGGCCTCTTCAGGACCCAAGAGATCGACTTGGCTGTTTCCATATTCCTCAGAGAGGTTGAGGGCCTTGACAAACACCTGCTGGGAGGGACAAGCATGCAACTGCTGGATACAGAGGAAAATGGCAGCCTGGACAATGAAGCCCAACAGCTGCTCCACAGTCTCAAGGCAAAAATTGCAAACCATTACCCCCAGCATCTCAAAGTGCACACAGTCCCATGGAATGCACACTCTGGGAACCCGCAATACAAGGGGCAAACCAAGTACCTGAAGGAGCTGTGTGAACAGTTCATCACTGCTACCAATCACCAGGTCCTGAGAAGCCTCCGATATCGAGGGAAGAACAGCGAGGAGCCAGAGGGGCTTTTGCAGGAGCTGAGCCACCACATGATGCGGTGCCTGGAGAGTTGCAGAGTGTTCTGTGGGAGGCAAGACTTACTGGATAACATTCTACAAAGCATCAGACAGAATGATGACCACGTCCACACACCCCTCATTCTCTATGGGCCTCCAGGCTGTGGAAAGACAGCCCTGATGTGCAAACTGTCTGAGCAGGTGCGAACTCTCCTGGGGCAGGAGACTGTGGTGGTAATTCGCCAGCTGGGGACatcccagctcagctctgcaaTCCACAGCCTGCTGAGGGATatttgtttccaggtgtgtttAGCATTTGGTTTGCCACCTCTTCCTGTACAGGTAACACAGGCTTGCAGTGATTTAATCCTGTTCTTCCACAACCTCCTCCTCACTGTCTCTCACTTTGGTGTACAGTCACTGGTGCTGTTCTTTGACTCTGTGGACCAGCTAATCCCTGCTGATGGTGCCCACAGACTATACTGGCTGCCTAAAGACTGCCCCTCAAAGGTTCACATTGTTGTCTCCACTTCCACAGCAGAGCAAGGGATTCTGGAAACTCTCCAAGAGGCCATGCCTGAGCCCGAGGCCTACTTTGAAGTGGGTCCATTATCCAGAGAGGAAGGTGGGAAGATGTTGGAGGTGCTATTGGCATCAGTGAGACGGAAGCTGAGCCCAGCTCAGCAGACTGTTCTCCAGCACAGCTTCCTTGAGGGTGGGCACCCCCTGCTATTCAAGCTGgccttcaatgaggccaggagaTGGGCATCCTACACTCTGCCTTCAGCACTGATGATTGCTACCACAGCCCAAGAGGCCATGCACCATCTATGCGGGAGACTGGAAAAGCTGCATGGCACAGTCCTGGTGGCACACGTGCTGGGGTATATTGCCTCCTCACG GAATGGGCTATCAGATGCAGAGATGAAGGACATCTTGTCCCTTGATGATGAGGTTCTCTCTGAGATTTACCAGCATGGCTCTCCTCCATGTAAAACCATCCTGCGCTTTCCTCCTCTGCTGTGGGCACGACTGCGCCGTGACATTGGAGAGTGCTTGGCAGAGAGGCAGGCAGACGGCTTTGCGCTTCTTGGCCTTGCTCACAG ACAATTTACTGAAGTGGTGCAGAATCGTTATCTACCAGCCCAAGACAAAACCAAGCGCCACTTGCTCCTGGCAGATTTCTTCAGGGGGACTTGGAGTTGGGGCATGAAGAAGTCCCTGAAACTGCCACTTCTTGGCAAATCGCTGAATGCTGACAGGAAG GTAGCACCTCAGCCACTCTGGTTCTCTGATACCGTTGCAAATCGGAGGAAGCTAAGCGAACTGCCTTTTCACTTACTCAACGCTGGGAGAATTGAGGAGCTAAAGCAAGATGTGCTGG GGAATATGAACTGGATCACCTGTAAAATCGTTGCCACTGGAATTCAGGGCATTGCCAATGACTTTGCCATGTGCAATGAGCATATTAACTGCCCAGAGCTACGTCTTATGCAAGAAACCCTTCTCCTTTTGAAACCAGCACTTGACTATATAGATGGTGGTGTAG GAGTGAGTATTATATACACTGAGGTGCTGGCCAGGctgcattttttcatgctttcctATCCTGATCTAATTGGAAAGCTGTGCCAGCAGTGTCTGAGCTGGCTCAATGTCTGTCCCCATCCTGTTCTTGTCCCACTATGTGGATTCCTCCAGCCACCTGGTGGGCCTCTTAAGATGACAATCACTGGATTTCTAAAAG GTGTGACAGTGCTGGAGCTCAGTTCTGATCACAGAGTGCTGGTGGCAGGATCTCAGGATGGCACGATGGTTGTGTGGATCATGGAGGATATTGAGGTGATGCACACCTTGACTGGGCACTCTG CTGAGGTGAGATGTGTGAAAGTGTTTGGAAAAGGTACTTCCGCTGTCTCAGCTGCCATGGATTACACTCTACGCATCTGGAATTTAGTCTCTGGCAGACAGAAGTTTTCCATTCAGGACACTCACTCTGGAGACCAGCACCTATATCAGCTTCATGTGGATGAAAGGAACAGGATTGTGTATTCAGCATCAGGTACAAAG GTTAATGCCTGGCACCTGGAAACAGCGGAACATATTTTCCAGATTTCTGGTGAGGCCCCAGATGCGTGGCTGTGCACTGAAGTGTTTGAACCAAGGCAGGTGGTTTTGACTGTGTCTGAAGGAGGAATGCTGAGTCTGTGGGACAGCAGCACGGGAGAGCTCCAGTCTAAGCACCAGCTATCAGGGCTACAGGAAGAAGCTCCAACTTGCAGCATTCTGATCCAGAAGCAAGGAAAGATGATAGTAGGATTTAGCAGGGGTTCCCTCTCCATG ATCTTCTCTGATGGAAACAGCTTAATGAAGAAACTTCCAGGAAGGGTTCGCTTTCTAGTAGTGTCAGAAGATGAGTCCCTTCTTGCTGCAG GCTTTGGGGTGTATGTGCGAGTGTTCCTGGACAACTCAAAGGGATTCCACAGGTTCATGGCAGAAGACCTGGAACATGAGTGTGTGGTGCACTCAGCTGTTTTCTCTCCTGACAACAGCATCATTGTCACAGGCTCTCAGGGTGAATCTATCCAG GTGTGGAGTTTATCAGAGCAGGGTTTGCTGATAGACACTTTGGATGGCATGGGAACACCAGTGACTCTCTTAGCCCTATGTGGCCACACATTGGTATCTGCCTCCCATATTGCACCATATCTCAAAGTTTGGGACCTCACTTATGATCGTAAGCACAAAACCTTAGCACCAGTCCCAGATCGCACAGGGTGCACTGCAATGTCCCATGATGGGAACTATGTCTACTTCCCTCAAGCCGGAGAGAGACATCAAGTCATCATCTGGGACTCCACTAAAG GTGCAGAGTGTGACACACTGGACACCTCTGCCCAAGTGAGATGTCTAGAGGTGGCTGAGCAGAGGAAGCTCCTTTTCGCTGGGCTGATGTCTGGAACGGTCCTTGTTTTTCCACTTAATTCCAGGCAGGATGTGGTGTGCATCCCACCCCCGAAGTCACAGAAACCAATCAACCACATGGCACTCAACAGGCAGGAAGAGCAGCTAGCTATAGCATGTGACGACTTAGTTCTTGTGCTGGACGTTAGCCCTGGAGAGCCATGCCCTGTGATTGACAAGCCCATTTATACCTTTTATACTCAGATCCCTGCTGCTGTGATTTCCAGTGTGGCTGTCCTTGCAAACTACCGGGTCCTCTATGGCATGTCAAGTGGGGACATGTTCCTTTACGACTGCCCTCATTCCAAAGTGTTTCCTTTGGAAATGCACAGATGCAAAGTCACCTGTTTAGAAACCAGCCATGGAGAGCAATGGGCACTAAGTGGCTCTGAAGATTCTCTGCAGTGTCTCTGGGACTTGGAGCTCTGCCAGTGGGAACATGAAATGTGCTATTATAAG ACTTCCTTCTTGAAAGGTATTCAGTGCGCTTGCTTCTCGAAAGATGATAAGTACTTGTACACTGGGTCATTCGATCACTCCATTACAGTTTGGGATGTTTTAAGTG GTGCCCTATTGGCTGTTCAATTTGTGTATGCAACTGCTAGCAGAATCATGCCAACTGCAGATGGGTTCGTTGCAACAACAAGACTCGGCTACATAATTCGTGAGAGGTTCCACTGCCCACAATCCATAAGCTCACAGTATAATCCACTCCAGAACATCAAGGCAACATGTGTAGTAAAATCCAGAAAGAAAGAGGAGGCAAACCCAAGAGAGAAACATGACAGAGGAAAAATCTCCAGAAACCAGAGTCAAACCAATAAACTCTCTCAAAACTGTATGATCATGTAA